The region CCCAAAATACCTATCAGGAAAGTTACACAAGCCTGTGGGGACGGACGTTAACCAGATGCCAAGGGTTCAAGGCACTGGGCCAGCCTGCGCTTAGAGCCAGCCTGGTGGAAGGAGCCCCAACCAAGGCCACGGCTCCAAACTCGGCCACCCCTGATCCGACCTTCTAGAAGCAGGCAAGAGCAGGgtgaaccattttttaaaaaagtcatcttatatggtttgggatttttttgatatcatgaaaaaaaaatttagaaaattccaACAGATTTGGTTAATAGGAAAtacacatggaaataaaaaaatggaaaggaactCAAAACCTCCAGATTGAGCCCATATGGGTGTCACAATTTACTAAATTAGTACCACTTTTGTAGCAGTAAAGACACCTGTGGCTAAAATCTCTTAAAACTCACTTTTTCCATCCCAGGGACTTTTAACACGCTCTTTGTCAGATAGACTGACCAATGGAAGCAAAgctttccttccccccccactTCAAACTATTGCCATGTTCCTTTGGTCCTAGTggtcttttaattttctcatcaaaTTGAGACTCTGGAGAAACTACCCCGCAGCAAACCAGGAAATGGACTCCTTTTAAAAACAACTTgaacattaaaatacaaaacccCAAATATCTCaatcattatgtttttttttttttttttttgtggtttttggccggggctaggtttgaacccaccacctccggcatatgggactggggccctactccttgagccacaggcgccgcccatctcaaTCATTATGaatgcagtgatttttttttttcttccccagggTGGGCATCCCCTCTAGGGGGGCTGGAATGACACGCAAAAGGGCAACATCACCCAACTTGACCAGGGCCGTCTGGGGCCAGGGCAGAGGAAGAGCTGGTCCAGCCCCGGCCCGGCCTGCTCAAGTCAGCATTCATCTGAGAGGTCATCGCTGCCCAGGAACTCCGTGGCTTCCAGCTCCACGCTGGACAGAAACCTCCTCAGCGTCTTGCGGCAGTCGTAATCCAATGTGGTGGTGTAGATGGTCTTGGGGTACTTGGGGTAGACGATGGTGGTGCTGAGGAAGCGTGTGGGCTTGTGGCGCGGCTCGAAGCGCACCTCAGCCTTATAGTTGCGCCATGTGCAATTGGGGATGCAAGTGACTGTCTGGCTGCAGGAGGCCAcggccaggcccagtggcagcTGCACGTCATCGATGAAATGCCGCTCTGAGTCATACTTGACCAAGGAAGTATACCTGGTGGGTGACAGAAGGCAGCGTGAGGCCATGACTCTGAGCTAAAGGCACAGAGGTTCCCACCATGACCTTGACTCTCATCAACTGTCCATGCTGAGACGTGGCTACTCCAGGGAGAGGCAGCATAAAGTTTATGGCGCactcactgtgtgccaggtactattctaAACACTGTACTTATAAGAGCCAATTTAATGTAGCAAACAACCCTGGGAGAGGAAACTGTCATCCAGAGATTAAGAACATGGAACCACAAGGAAGTAGACGGGATTTAAATGTGGTGGGGTGGGAGTAAAGGGGCAGGATTACCAAGTTCACCCTGCACTGGCTGGTAGTTGCTGCTCCCATTTACTTAAGTTGTGAGACCTTAgtcaagttacttaactttcctaagcctcagttttctcttttagGAAAGGGTGGTCAACAATAAATGGGTGGAGAAATAACACACAGCAAATGCTGTCATGGTAATTATTACATGATGAGGTGGGTTCTCCTGCTCCACCAGGGGTGAGCAGCCTCTCCGATCTCTCCAGTGATCaatcagctcttttttttttttttctgagacagagcctcaagctgttgccctgggtagagtgctgtggcatcacagctcacagcaacctcaaactcctgggctcaagcgaatctcctgcctctgcctcccaagtagctgggactacaggcgcccgccacaacgcccagctatttttttggttgcagctgtcattgttgtttggcgggcccgggctggattcgaacccgccagctcaggtgtatgtggctggcaccttagccgcttgagccacaggcgccgagccgcaATCAGCTCTTTAATGAGAGGATGAAGGAACCCAGAAATCCACGTACCTGGTCCACCTTGGCCATTGGTTTGGAGATACCCCAAACCCAGGGACTCAGGGATCTGACTTTATCAATGAAAAGTCAccccaggctcggcgcctgtggctcaagcggctaaggcgccagccacatacacctgagctggcgggttcgaatccatcccgggtccgccaaacaacaatgacggctgcaaccaaaaaatagccgggcattgtggcgggtgcctgtagtcccagccacttgggaggcagagacaggagacttgcttgagcctaggagttggaggttgctgtgagctgtgatgccatagccctctacccagggcaacagcttgaggctttgtctcaaaaaaaaaaaaaagaaaagtcacccCAAACCCAGGGACTCAGGGATCTGACCTTATCAATGAAAAGTCAACTACAGTCTCGATTTCCACAAAGTAAATGAAcaaccacattcttttttttttttgaggcagagcctcactgtgttgccctgggtagagtgctgtggtgtcacagctcacagcaacctcaaactctcgggcctaagagattctcttgcctcagcctcccaagtaggcgagagagactacaagcgcctgccacaacgcctggctattttttggttgtagttgtcattgtttttttttttgcagttttggctggggccaggtttgaacccaccacctctggtatatggggccagcaccctactccttgagccacaggcaccaccctgtagttgtcattgttgtttggcaggcccaggctgaatttgaactcaccagctctggtgtatgtggctggcgctctagctgctgagctacaggtgtggagCCAACAACCACATTcttgatgctttcttttttaatcccTTCCTTGCTAATTTgggaattcatatttttttttttttgcagttttttggccagggctggatttgaacccaccacctccggcatatggggctggtgccctacccctttgagccacaggcgccgtcccaagggaattaatttttttaaacggAGGAGAAACACGAGTGCCTTTTATTACCTTATTATCACAGCTTTGTAGATACTAAAATGTCTATTCGCAGCACATACGGACACATCTAACAGCACTATCCTCTACCAGCCCCTACCCATGGCAGAGAAAGaatcagcattcttttctattctcCTTGGACAAGCGAAGAGGCCAGCTGGAAACTAATGTCGTGAAGTCATGTCCCCATTTTGTTCAAGATACAAGCTCCACAGGAATAAAAGGCTAAACTGCTCACCTCCAAACTGATGAACCTCTCTTTGTTCTGCGTCAATGGGCCCTTTGTGTTAATACAACTGAAACTCCAACTATAAAACCACCAGTTACCAAAAGTAAAAttcctttctctaaaaaagaccTATCTTGAACTGAACCTCTCAGTGAatctctcccccacctccccagatAATCCCGGATGAGATAATTCTCAAAAGGAGACCAGTACCTGTCCAGTGAGATTATAACATGGGACAATGTTAAAGTACCCCTTGAAGCAGGGGTGGAGGGGAGTAGCTTCTGGAATAAGGAATTGATCTTTAACAAAATTTGAAACATCATGATATATGACGTGCAAAAAAACAAGTTTTGTAGAACTTTATATATCATATGATctcatttttatgttaaaaaggaTGTCTGAATATTTAATCAGttagaatatagaaaataaaaccttaaagaGTACCAAACTATCAACAGTTTTTGACACACTTCCACTATTagccaatttttatttatttatttacttttgagacagagtctcactgtgtcacccttagtagagtgctgtggtgtcatagctcacaacaacctcaaactcttgggctcaagtgatcctcttgcctcagcctcccgggtagctgggactacaagtgcccaccacaatgcccggctttatTTTTAGACACGGGTTCAAggtgctcagggtggttttgaactcgtgagctcaagcaatccacctgcttcagcttcccagagcactgggattacaggcttgagccaccgtgcccggctttattagctactttttaaaataacaagcaTTAATGTCTggaatacataatttttttttttttttgaggcagggtctcactctgtctctctggatagagtgcagtaccatcagcctagctcacagtaacctcaaccttcttgggctcaagctatcctcctgcttgttttagcctcctgagtagctgggactgatgCTAGATTCCATGGCaacatttttagtggagatggagtcttgctcttgcttaggctggtctcaaactcctgacctcaagggatcctcccacttcagcctcccagagtgctaggattccaggcatgagccattgtgcccagcaacaataaaacatttttaaaatcaaatcaaatcaggTCCTGCAATATTTACCTTACTTCCTTCGGTGGTAAGGGGTCAAACTCCACTCCTTCACCAAAGGACAGAGGGCATAGCCTTGGTGCACAGCTGGGGACCGGGGCAGTGGGGAGAGATGCCGGATTCTTCAAGGACACAGAAGAACAAAGTTAGAGCTACCACAGGCCATTCTATGCATCCCCCACAGAAGGTCCTTGCTCTGAGCTTCTAGCTGATGGGCACCACTGTAATCTGTGACCCTCATCCTGGGCATGTCAGAGAAGGGCTGACCCACAGTGTGGCACAGCACTGGACAGGAAGCCAAGAGGTCTGGGTTCAAAGCCCAGGTCTATGCTGGTGTGCCCTCGGAACGACCACCTCTCATACCCTGTGATCTTATCCATGCACCAAAGGCGGTTCCCCTATCCACAGCTGAGGCTGTGTGAAAGGCTGAAAAGAGGAAATGAACTTGAGCTCAGTACCATGACGATGGCCAAACCCAGGGGCTGCAGCGCCATCCCGCAGCCACACAGCGAGAAAACCTTGATGGACGGGAGCTTCACTAACCAGAACCCTCAGTTATGTGGTACCCTTCACTGTCTCAGCAACACTCTAGAAAAggcccaaaataaaaaaaatgctactagggattttttttttttttttgagacagtctcactttttattttttgagacagagtctcaacctgttgccctgggtagagtgctatggtgtcgtagctcacagcaacctccaactcgggctcaagcgatcctcttgcctcagttcttctatttttagtagagaggggggtctcgctgttttgctcagactagtcttgaacttgcgagctcaatccacctgcctcagcctcccagagtgctaagattacaggtgtgagccactgcactttgtcaccctgggtagagtgccttggccatCAGCCTAGTTCAAAtacctgggttcaagccatcctcttacctcagcctcttgagtagctgggactactggctcctaccatgatgcccagctactttttctactcttagtagagacagggtctcactctagctcaggctggtctcaaactcctgagctcagcaatccacctgccctggcctcccagagtgctacgattgcAGGCATGAGACGCTGTGCCTCGCctagggagttttttttttttgtatagacagagtctcactttatggccctcggtagagtgccgtggcctcacacagctcacagcaacctccaactcctgggcttaagtgattctcttgcatcagcctcccgagcagctgggactataggcgcccgccacaatgcccggctattttttggttgcagtttggccagggccgggttcgaacccgccaccctcagcatatggggccggcgccttaccgactgagccacaggcgctgccctcgcctaggggtttttttaaatttcccccACCTCCTCTCACTCTGGGGTCATCAGATTGACATCCACTGGAGAAATTCCATAACCTCAACCTTGGAGTTTTGCTGGTAAAATGAGCACTAGAGTGTTCTCCATGTCACCCTCCACACTCCAGAAAACTCAACCAACCAGGGCACATCATTCCTAAAGGTTAACTGTTTTCCAGCTTGGTCCTTGCTTTGGGCGTCCTGATTAACCAAGAAGCCTCATCAGGAGACAGTGACATCCTAGACATAGGGGCTAATTCTCACCTGATTTGCTGGAATTAGGGCTTCTGTgttacagaatacaaatgtgtcACAAATACAAAAAGAGAGTAAGTAGAGTTTGAACTGAGCAGCCCATCGTGTTCCCTGGTTTACTGGGATCTGCCATTGTCTAACTTGAGAGAAGGATTTACACTGGGCCCAGGAAGAATGGGGCGCAACACCCCTGCCTTTTCTGCTCTGCTATCCCTGCCCACTCAGCAGATACTCTCCCAGCGCCCACCTTGCTCCTGGAGCacaggggaagggtggggagcaGAGGTTATACGCGAACAAAGTGTCCCTGGGACATGGAGGTGTAGCCAGAGACTCTGGCAAGGCCCTGGGAAGGCTTTGAGGAGCCAGGAGGACTTTGTTGGGGGAGGTAAGAGGCAAAAGCACGCTGAATAGCAGGAGCAGCATCAGTGATGTGCTGTGAGTGCCTGCCTGTGGTCAGGGCAGGTGGAAATGAGCCCAGACAGGCCAGGTGGGGAGGGCTCTGACGGCCAAGTTGAAACAAGCCTTGGAATGGAAAGAGAAAACGCACTGATGCCCACAGATACAGGGTCAGGGGGTCAAGAATGCCCGCATCACCAAAGCTTCAAGGTGGTCCTTAGAACAGCAACTGCTGCCCTGCTTCACCCCAGGGGACCGGGCTGTAAATATCCATCCCCCAGGGACCTGCGGGCTGAAAGGCCCACTTTGAGCTTTTTTGAGCCTGCAGGCAGGATGTGGCCTCCCCAGAGTTCTAGGTAAAGGCGACAAACATCAACATCTCAGCGATTCCTAAAGCAAAATAGACTTTACATTGAAACTTCGAAACAGAACAAAAGGATTACAATTTAAAAGATTCTACCCACCTAAAGCCCTCCCACCTATCACGTGCGGACTCTAGCTTGGGTCTTCAGGGCAAAAAGGGGGCACGAAGGCGGAAGGCTGACGAGCGACCCTTCTCTGGAAGTCCCGGGAGGCTGGCCTTGCTCGCTCTCTGAATCAGAACCCAGAGCACACCCCCTCCCCGGGACCAGTCGGGAGCAGCTGGCCCTCGGCGCGGTGCTGGGCGGGCAAAGCCGCGGGATATCAGGCCCACAGTCCCGGCAAGACCAGGGTGCTGTCTGGGTGTTCCAGGAACCCCACCCGCCCAGACCCGGAGGAATGTGGCCGAGACGCCCTGGGGGCCGCCACCCCGAGGCGAGGAGATGGCGGCTCGCCTCTCCCGGGGCTTCCGCGCCTCCGAGACGATGACAATTTTCCAGCCACCGGCTCCAGCTGGCCAGGCTCTCGCTGCGCTCCCGCCCTCGGCTCCCGGCGATGCCGTTCCGACGGGCGGGTGGCGGCTCCGACGGCGCGCCCCGAGCAAGGCGGCACGACCGGCTGGTGGTCCCCCGGCCTGGCTGCGAGTAGGCTGCGGAGGGAAGGAGTCAGCGTGGGGCCACTCACCGGGGCCGCGGGGGTCGCCGCGTCGAGCTCCAGCGCCCCGGGTGCGGGCGCGCGCTCCCCGCTACCGCCCCCGGCCGCTGCGAGTCCccagtggctggggctggggctgggaggcagTCCCGAGTCCGGGCTGTCCAGGACGCCGTCGCCCTTCTTCTTCGTGTCCACGAGTTCGGGCACATCCTGCAGGCTCAGCCGGCCCACCATGGCTGCGTACACGGCGGGGCCAGGAGCCCAGGCGAAAGGGTCGCGGGCGAGCGAGGGCCGCAAGGGGCGCAGACGCGGGCCGGGGCCGCTGCCCGCCCGGCCGCCCTCCCTGCCCCGCCGCCGGAGCGGTCCTGGTCTTGCCGGCCGCCGCGCTCCCGGGCCCCGCCCTCGCCCCGCCCCGGCCCGCCCCGGCCGGCCCGCACTGGCCGCGCCATCCGGCTGGGCGCCAGGGGCCGCTGCGCTCCCGCCGTGCGCCGCCGAGCCCGCCCCGGGAGGCCGAGCGCCGCGTGCCGGGGGCGCCGAGGGCTTCGCAGCGGACCGGAGAGGAGCCCCCGCCCGGGCCGGCGACCTTCCCGCTACAGGTGGACGCAGGGCCCCTGCTCGCTGTAGGGGGCGCGTTGACCCTCGCCCTGTCCCAGCGGGGCCCGGGAGGTGCTAATGTCATCAACCCTGGCTGTCCGGGGGGAGCCAGAACAGAGTCCCAAACCGCAGAGGCCCGGGGAGCCGGCCGAACCCAGCTAGCAAACAACTGGAAATTATTAATAGTTAATGCACTTCGTATGGCAGCAGCCGCCTGTTGGCTCGGCACGGCGGGCTCTGGCTCTCACGTCTGCCCCGAGGAAAGGAGGCCTACTTCCCTCCTCCTCagggggctgctggaggcactgAGCACGCGCTGGCCTCGGTGCTCCGCTGGACAGGCCGCGGCCTCACCAGGCACGGGAATCCTGGGGTGCGTACAGACTCCCACCCGCAACCAGGCGGACAAGCTCAGTCCGCGTTCAGGGCTGCCTCGGGGGGTCGGGGCCCCCTACTGGGGACTGCAGTTTTGCATTGGCGGGAGATCTCTTCCGAAAAACAGACTAGGGGCTTCTCCCTCCCCTTTGGTTTGACAGAGAAGCTCGGTTCTGAGTGGGAACTCCTCGGTAGCTGTGGCTGTAGGGCTGGGCTCACCCTAAATCCAGTACTTTTTCTCACAGAGCTCTGTGATCGTCAGCGAGTGTAAGAGTCCCAACCGCCCACCAGCCGCCTTGCTGTGGAGGTTCTGAGGGGTATTCGGCCAAGGGCCTGGAGTGGGAGCCTGGCCCAGACCTACAGGCCAAGTGCCAACTCTGAAGAGGAGTCCCACCCTGGGTCAGGACACTTCCCTGGCTAGACGGAGAGGTGGGATTTGTACAGGTCCCACAATGGCAGCCAAGTCCACATCCCTGCAAAAGCAAAGGATACTTGTCTTGCTTGGGGCAGACCTGTTAAACACAGAAATTTACAGCAGGTAGACCTTAGAGCCCTGTTGGCAAAGTTCACTCTGCCTACCTCGCTTATTCATCACTTTCAGGGGAGGAAACAGAGGGATTTCACTGACTTGCtctaagtcacacagctggttcaAGGTGGCTTGCTATGAACAGGAAGCCAGGATCATCCCCTCCACAGAGATATAACCTGATACATGCCTGTGCACTGGGAAGTCATTCATTCAGGGACTGTGGGAATGGATTACAAAATTCATAGTGCACAGTTCTAGACAAATGGTCAGTGCAAGGACATATTCCACTGCTATACCTCCCTACCTCTGTGACCCCAATATCTGCACATCCCAGCTATCCCCATCTGCAGGCCTTGGGGGAAGAATCTAAGTGCTTGCTGGGGTTGTGGAAAGGTGGTCTTTCTACAGTGGGACAACTGGGCTACCTGGAGGGAATTTGCCCACCAAACCCTCCCAGGTAGAGCCTGAGAACTCTTCCCTAAACCAAGTCAGATTGGGAGAGGTGTCCAGGAGGATGACAGTTGCTCCTAGGAGGTGATGCCTTCAAGGTCATCAGCCTGGAAGAAATGGAGGACGAGGCTGAGGAAGTTGAGTGTGCTAGGCCAGCACAGCCATTCTCCTTCTGAGAGTGGATTGTGGTGCTCTAGGGAGGTAGCTCCACCCAGACTTGCTAAAACCTGGAGCCTAGGAGGAGCTTGGCACTGCCACCACCTGAGGGCAGTTCTGAAGGGCTTAGATGGTCACATTCCAACAGACTACCCGGGGAGACATCAAAGCTGTCAACAGGAGCAAGGGGCTATGAAGCTGCCAGCTTAGGAGTGGTCCAAGCAGATCAAGGGGACACCTCTGAGGCACTGGGGTCATCAAGCAACTGTTCTAGGACTTCACAGGGCTGCTGGACCAAGTACTGGCCATCAAACTAGACCTAAGAAGCATCCGCATGGCCACTTTCACCCTATGAGAGTTCTATCTGATCCCTAAAAGCAACCTCTCCCCAACTCCAGAGGGGCACCTTGGCAATGAATAGAATCGGACAGCATTTTCTGAGCCTAGAGGGTATCCTCAGGCCTCGGGATAACTGCCTAGGAGCTCCTGATGCAAGAGTTACTCCTCACCATGGCCTCCTTCATAACATGTATTATCAGCACTGACACATGTAGGAGATCAGAGAGGCTTGAAGAGGAATCCAGCCCTGATACACTGGGGGAGAAACAAAGGTGTCCCCTACAGATTTCCCCAAACCATTCAGATGCCCCCCCCCAACCAATAAGTTGCATTAAAAACTGACCCTTCCCGTGGCTCCCAGAATTCTGTTGAATTAAAAGGCAA is a window of Nycticebus coucang isolate mNycCou1 chromosome 18, mNycCou1.pri, whole genome shotgun sequence DNA encoding:
- the RFLNB gene encoding refilin-B, which produces MVGRLSLQDVPELVDTKKKGDGVLDSPDSGLPPSPSPSHWGLAAAGGGSGERAPAPGALELDAATPAAPNPASLPTAPVPSCAPRLCPLSFGEGVEFDPLPPKEVRYTSLVKYDSERHFIDDVQLPLGLAVASCSQTVTCIPNCTWRNYKAEVRFEPRHKPTRFLSTTIVYPKYPKTIYTTTLDYDCRKTLRRFLSSVELEATEFLGSDDLSDEC